In Penaeus monodon isolate SGIC_2016 chromosome 26, NSTDA_Pmon_1, whole genome shotgun sequence, the following are encoded in one genomic region:
- the LOC119589779 gene encoding uncharacterized protein LOC119589779, whose protein sequence is MLIMIIMMIIIIIIITTIIIIIETYLMMIMKMMKKLKIPPPISTEKVKITSLPPTSLLSTIRTPKTTAITQPTSTTTPSPSACAGALDCFRCGSFNGSDPHCDDPFHFNYSSHYLASPCLAGWKNRNGLYPATHCIKLSGYFYQTSERMVVRSCTIDSGTLTIDTELGRQSHCGMFTYDGKTVVGCLDSCNSFDACNISAALVSPGFLFVFLVLLQWVSLI, encoded by the exons atgctgataatgataataatgatgataataataataataataataacaacaataataattataattgaaacatatttgatgatgattatgaagatgatgaaaaagctTAAGATACCACCACCAATATCAACAGAAAAAGTCAAAATAACGTCATTACCACCAACATCATTACTTTCAACAATAAGAACAcccaaaacaacagcaataacacagCCAACCTCCACAACCACTCCGTCTCCCTCAGCGTGTGCGGGAGCCCTGGACTGCTTCAGATGCGGTTCGTTCAACGGTTCGGACCCTCACTGCGATGACCCTTTCCACTTCAACTATTCCAGCCATTACTTAGCCTCTCCCTGTCTCGCCGGCTGGAAGAACAGAAATGGCCTCTATCCTGCAACACACTGTATTAAACTCTCTGGGTATTTCT ATCAAACTTCTGAACGGATGGTCGTTAGAAGCTGCACCATCGATTCGGGAACACTTACGATAGACACGGAACTGGGACGCCAGAGCCATTGTGGGATGTTTACTTACGATGGAAA AACGGTGGTGGGATGTCTCGATTCCTGCAACAGCTTTGACGCTTGCAACATCTCTGCTGCTCTCGTGTCTCCGggatttctcttcgtttttctggTTCTTTTGCAGTGGGTTTCCCTGATTTGA